From the genome of Vicia villosa cultivar HV-30 ecotype Madison, WI linkage group LG2, Vvil1.0, whole genome shotgun sequence, one region includes:
- the LOC131651797 gene encoding uncharacterized protein LOC131651797 gives MNGRHHRHQFSATAKPQQHHRAKSNFLYVEKSKLSSSSNSAVVEERVSPEDIDVNGNSSNNNNAADDVDSSSTAREGGDDDDIDLIIDNRLDKLLSEIQQPELSIEEITINDQLQQDELLVVESIYGENVFTLDTWKGLRCFQIHINIDILDEIGITAKVNSVNEVETICSDSDDFLYSFKVQYLPPIVLTCLLPKSYPSHQPPIFTISVKWLESAKILSLCSKLDSIWAEQQGQEVIYHWVDWLHSSSLSHLGFDQEIRLGPYGLNRVADSRVVSGIGCIDADIPFLQSYNNERRHQNFLKELHECCICYSEYPGTEFVQLPCKHYFCRKCVQTFTQIHVKEGNISNLQCLDAKCKDMIPPSLLKRFLGDEDYKRWESVMLEKTLASMSDVVYCSRCETPCIEDEDQHAQCPKCFFSFCTLCRERRHVGIECMTLDMKLQLLQDRQNSSQLKGNQRRLELEKINEMLSEREIRRDSKFCPSCDMAISRTEGCNKMKCGNCEQYFCYRCNQALDASDPYGHFRDGSCELFPREMVDNWQAQARINPLQEIQQVHAELFHLGGSACPSCRQFNVKIGNNNHMLCWACQSHYCYLCNAIVRRGTKHYGPKGCKQHSEG, from the exons ATGAATGGGAGACACCACCGCCATCAATTTTCCGCCACCGCAAAGCCGCAACAACACCACCGCGCCAAATCGAATTTCCTCTATGTTGAAAAATCCAAACTTAGTTCTTCATCCAACTCCGCGGTGGTTGAAGAACGAGTTTCCCCTGAAGACATTGATGTCAACGGCAATAGCAGTAACAATAACAACGCTGCTGATGACGTGGATAGCTCAAGCACGGCGAGAGAAGGTGGCGAcgatgatgatattgatcttattATCGATAATAGGCTTGATAAACTGCTAAGTGAAATTCAACAACCGGAATTGTCCATTGAAGAGATCACAATCAATGATCAATTGCAGCAAGATGAG TTACTTGTGGTGGAGTCAATTTATGGAGAAAATGTTTTCACCCTTGATACATGGAAAGGCTTGCGTTGTTTTCAG ATACATATAaacattgatattttggatgaAATAGGCATTACTGCTAAGGTGAATTCTGTTAATGAAGTTGAAACTATATGCAGCGATTCGGATGACTTTTTATACTCTTTCAAAGTTCAATACCTTCCACCGATTGTTTTGACGTGTTTATTACCTAAGTCATATCCGAGCCACCAACCACCTATATTTACGATCTCTGTAAAGTGGTTGGAATCTGCGAAGATTTTAAGTTTATGTTCCAAGTTGGATTCAATATGGGCAGAACAGCAAGGGCAGGAAGTGATTTACCATTGGGTAGACTGGTTACATAGTTCTTCTCTTTCTCATTTGGGATTCGATCAGGAGATTAGACTAGGTCCTTATGGCCTGAATCGTGTTGCGGACTCACGTGTGGTTTCGGGAATTGGATGCATCGATGCTGATATTCCTTTTTTACAAAGCTACAATAACGAGAGACGCCATCAGAACTTCCTTAAAGAATTGCATGAATGTTGCATTTGCTATAGTGAATATCCAG GTACCGAATTCGTCCAATTACCATGTAAACATTATTTTTGCCGCAAATGCGTGCAGACCTTTACCCAAATTCACGTAAAAGAAGGGAACATTAGTAATCTTCAATGTTTGGACGCAAAATGCAAGGACATGATTCCACCTAGCCTTTTAAAACGTTTTCTTGGCGATGAAGATTACAAACGTTGGGAATCAGTGATGTTAGAGAAAACACTTGCATCAATGTCCGATGTTGTTTATTGTTCGAGATGCGAAACACCCTGTATAGAGGATGAAGACCAACATGCTCAGTGCCCAAAATGCTTTTTTAGCTTTTGTACTCTTTGCAGGGAACGACGCCATGTTGGCATAGAATGCATGACACTAGATATGAAGCTTCAGCTTCTGCAG GATCGTCAAAATTCATCCCAATTAAAGGGAAATCAAAGGCGTCTTGAACTTGAAAAGATCAATGAAATGCTCAGTGAGAGAGAAATTCGCCGTGATTCCAAGTTTTGTCCGTCTTGTGACATGGCGATTTCTCGAACAGAAGGTTGTAATAAAATGAAGTGCGGTAACTGTGAACAATACTTCTGCTACCGCTGCAACCAAGCACTTGATGCATCAGATCCATATGGACATTTCAG GGACGGGTCTTGCGAACTGTTCCCGCGAGAAATGGTTGATAACTGGCAAGCACAAGCACGCATAAATCCTCTCCAGGAAATACAACAAGTACATGCTGAACTCTTTCACCTCGGTGGGTCAGCATGTCCTAGTTGTCGTCAATTTAATGTAAAG ATTGGAAACAATAATCACATGTTATGTTGGGCATGCCAAAGCCATTACTGCTACCTATGCAACGCAATTGTCAGGCGTGGCACTAAGCATTATGGACCAAAAGGTTGCAAACAGCACAGTGAGGGATAG